Proteins encoded in a region of the Rutidosis leptorrhynchoides isolate AG116_Rl617_1_P2 chromosome 9, CSIRO_AGI_Rlap_v1, whole genome shotgun sequence genome:
- the LOC139867298 gene encoding aldehyde oxidase GLOX1-like — protein MHMQLLPNDRVVVFDRTDFGVSNISLPNGKCRPNSNDCSAHSVEYNLATGTIRPLEVLTNVWCSSGSLMPDGRLIQTGGFNDGYKVVRIYKSCDTCDWQEIANGLDQSRWYATNHLLPDGRQIIIGGRQSPNYEFYPKKSATEKAINLPFLTQTNDKNIENNLYPFVFLYPDGNLFIFANNRAILFSYSKNQVIKTYPTIPGGEPRSYPSTGSAVLLPMHLKAGKANVIEVLVCGGAPKGSFVDANNGKFDGALNTCARIKLTDANPQWAMETMPLARLMGDMLLLPNGQVLLINGVSAGVAGWELGRNPVLNPVTYTPDNKAGSRFATQNPSTRPRVYHSTAILLRDGRVLVGGSNAHNKYVFQNVLYPTDLSLESFSPSYLDKSSAPFRPTILSPASNTVINYGKVYSIKFTISGGVDLSTIAVTMVSPSFNTHSFSQNQRLLVLDSGNSAKAVGKRDYKVVITAPPSGNVAPAGNYIIFVVHKGIPSTGIWVHMQ, from the coding sequence ATGCACATGCAACTACTCCCTAATGATCGTGTTGTCGTGTTTGATCGCACCGATTTCGGTGTCTCAAATATCTCTCTTCCAAATGGCAAATGTCGTCCTAACTCAAACGACTGCTCGGCACACTCCGTGGAGTATAATCTTGCCACCGGTACCATACGTCCACTTGAAGTACTAACTAACGTATGGTGTTCCTCGGGATCTTTAATGCCTGATGGAAGGTTGATTCAAACTGGCGGCTTTAATGATGGTTATAAAGTTGTTAGAATCTATAAATCGTGTGATACATGTGATTGGCAAGAGATCGCTAATGGATTAGATCAATCAAGATGGTATGCAACCAATCATTTGTTGCCAGATGGGCGACAAATCATCATTGGTGGCCGTCAGTCCCCGAACTACGAGTTCTACCCCAAGAAATCAGCAACTGAAAAGGCTATAAACTTGCCGTTTTTGACTCAAACAAACGACAAAAACATCGAAAATAATTTATATCCTTTTGTTTTTCTTTATCCTGACGGAAATTTGTTCATTTTCGCGAATAATCGCGCAATTTTATTCAGTTACTCTAAGAACCAAGTCATCAAGACTTACCCTACGATTCCCGGGGGTGAACCGCGGAGCTATCCAAGCACAGGCTCCGCGGTTCTTTTGCCAATGCATCTTAAAGCGGGAAAAGCCAACGTGATTGAAGTATTGGTTTGTGGGGGTGCACCGAAGGGATCATTCGTTGATGCAAATAACGGAAAGTTCGATGGAGCTTTAAACACTTGTGCACGAATTAAACTAACTGACGCTAATCCCCAATGGGCCATGGAGACTATGCCGTTGGCTCGTCTCATGGGTGACATGTTGTTACTACCAAACGGTCAAGTTTTGCTCATCAACGGCGTGTCAGCTGGTGTTGCTGGGTGGGAACTGGGACGAAACCCAGTTCTTAACCCAGTAACATACACACCTGATAATAAAGCTGGGTCGCGTTTCGCGACCCAGAATCCAAGCACAAGACCTCGAGTCTACCATTCGACGGCCATTTTGCTACGAGATGGACGAGTACTTGTTGGTGGAAGTAACGCACATAATAAATACGTATTCCAAAATGTTCTTTACCCAACTGACTTAAGCCTTGAATCTTTTTCGCCGTCTTATTTGGACAAAAGTTCAGCACCATTTCGACCCACCATACTTTCACCTGCGTCGAACACTGTAATCAATTATGGAAAAGTGTATTCTATTAAATTTACCATATCAGGTGGTGTTGATCTAAGCACAATTGCTGTCACGATGGTGTCTCCTTCGTTTAACACGCACTCGTTTTCACAAAATCAAAGGTTGTTGGTCCTTGATAGCGGCAATTCAGCTAAGGCGGTTGGGAAACGCGATTATAAAGTTGTTATAACCGCGCCTCCATCAGGCAACGTTGCTCCGGCTGggaattatattatatttgtggTTCATAAAGGGATTCCAAGTACAGGTATTTGGGTTCATATGCAGTAG